The nucleotide sequence CGCCGTCCATGTCCACAGCGTCGTACTTGGACAGCCCTTGTACTTGACCATGTAGTTGACCATCGACCGAGGTATGAAATGGATTGAGTTGGCGGCGTACCCGCCGATAACGAACAGGACGACCATGAAGGGCGTGCCCGGCGACGTGGGCGCTGCCGTCGAGGTGAGCATCGAGCCACCGAGTGATGTCAAATTCGCCGAGAACGGCGCGCTCAGCGAGTAGCTGCACATCCATGGCGGCGGGGTGCTCGGTGGAGCCAGCACGTGCAGTTCGCGCTGGACGTGGAACGTAGGCTCAATTACCTGCACAACTACACCGATCCTCCCTAGATACACAAGAATGTCAAGAGAGGCAACATCCTCGTTGATGCATCTACTGGTGTGTGTCATAGGCAACCTCTTGGGCTTCGCGCTCGCGATCACTGCCGACACTGAGGACGTCGCCCTGTGGATGATCGGCCTGGCAATGTTAGTTAACAGTTGCTGTCAAAAGTTTCTGAAACTTTCAGTTGCGTCAGGCATATTTGCTTCTGTTAAAAAGGTGTCAAAGCAAGGCTGAAGGGTTGAGGATAAGAGGTTCCACGTAGCCTAAGCTACACAGAAACTTTAACGTTAAAAAGTTCAGTTTCGTCAGTTACAATTTTCTTTAGTTGCTGGAATATAAACAAGTCAAGCTGCAAGACGCCTGTTCATTTGTCTTCTAAAAGAAGTATGATCGGCAGAAAGAACAACAAAAATAAGCTGTTAGTGTGTGCGCGTCTTCTATTTGGGCCGTTGCTCGTGTTTCTTTCTATTTTCGGCTCCCGCCTACAACGCGCGCATCTGATCTATCTCGTGTTTCCTTCTCCTTTCGGCTCCCGCCTACAACGTGTTTCCTTCTCCTTTTGGCTCCCGCCTACAGAACTGAATAAATAGGGTGGCGGCCGCCAGGGAGACACCATCACAGGACCGAGAGAGGCGGCTCGCTTCCGGCCTAGCAACGAGAAACCTCTGCTTCTGCGATCCGGCGGCTGGGCTCCCCGTCGGCTGATCGAAGGAGTGGAGGAAGCGATGGGAAAGCGGCAGGAAAGGGAGAAAGATGAGGGCGGTGACGGAAAGAGGAGGAAGGTCGCGGCTGCGGCCCCCGTCTTCACCCTGGACGACCTTGACATCCTCCACTGCGCCGTCTGCTGCGACCCCCTGCGCCCTCCCATTTCCCAGGTAACATCCCCTCTGTTTGATTTGATCTCTGTTCGTACAACTCAAGCCCTAGTAGCTCCTCAGAGACGATAGCATGCATCAAGGGATCTGAAGAACTATCCGGGTGTCTTATAATATTTCGAAATTCCTTCATTATTAGATTCGATTATTATTATAGTAGCTAATCTTGTCCGCAAACTGAAGTGATTTTCCAAAAATTGTTTAGTTAATTAGAATCGGATATGGTGATTACCAGATTGTATGTTTTTGGACTGTAATTTGGTGGTTGCAAAATTGCAAGTCAAGGTTTACACCTCTGAAGAATCAGAAAAAACATCAGATGAGATGCGCGCACAAGCCAAATGGCTGACAAAAACAGATCGGTGCATTTTTCAATTAGCATATTTACTGATTCATATCGCATGCACTGATTTGTTCTTTCTGTTTCCTCAGTGCTCTATGGGTCGTCATACCATCTGTTCGTCCTGCCAGGACAAGCTCCCAGGCAAGTGCTGCTACTGCTGCGAAACAACAGTCTACAGTCGCTGCCGCGGGATAGAAAATATGATTGAATCCCTCAAAGTTGCTTGCCCCAATAATGGATGCACTGCAAGGATAAAATACTACCAAAAA is from Triticum aestivum cultivar Chinese Spring chromosome 3A, IWGSC CS RefSeq v2.1, whole genome shotgun sequence and encodes:
- the LOC123056701 gene encoding E3 ubiquitin-protein ligase SINA-like 7 translates to MAAGCSVEPARAVRAGRNLLGFALAITADTEDVALWMIGLAMLVNSCCQKFLKLSVASGIFASVKKGGGRQGDTITGPREAARFRPSNEKPLLLRSGGWAPRRLIEGVEEAMGKRQEREKDEGGDGKRRKVAAAAPVFTLDDLDILHCAVCCDPLRPPISQCSMGRHTICSSCQDKLPGKCCYCCETTVYSRCRGIENMIESLKVACPNNGCTARIKYYQKEEHEEVCPQAPCFCPIADCSFSGPTATLLEHFSSKHKLDSTKVSYNKGFGILISFNVNGDLPEPTILVGEDGYLFIVYMKTESLGLGIAVCCVQPHITTGSKFKCNLSLSSAETGYSQATEFHTRNTNLYDGFPDDCFLFLVPKAMLPGAGTSDTVLHLNLCQAVFRSDLEIDLIAKIDRGVPIPNNDYMAILQTLNPAQLQLRR